A single window of Modestobacter italicus DNA harbors:
- a CDS encoding type II secretion system F family protein, translating to MSGPQALLIGFGAVVGLGVFLLLRAALVVEQPRLADALVRLDGRAAPTLAKPVPAASDWWARAAGRAGIWAAARLPAAGRRAPGQALALIGWTPEGYAARKVGLAAFGAAFVPLLTAVLGLAGVRLPVVIPVAGSLALALVLFFVVDLVVRDQAAEARSQMRRALCSYLDLVSLRRDASEGPTIALERAAALGNGWVFARITDALVAARLAGEPPWDGLRRLAADTGVGELADVADIAAVAAVEGASIAPTLRARAQSLRVQLLAEEEAAANTASEKLTAPVALLSIAFLLLFLYPALARLMAT from the coding sequence ATGAGCGGCCCCCAGGCGTTGCTGATCGGCTTCGGTGCGGTCGTCGGGCTCGGCGTGTTTCTGCTGCTGCGCGCCGCCCTGGTGGTCGAACAGCCGCGGTTGGCCGACGCGCTGGTCCGCCTGGATGGGCGCGCCGCACCCACGCTGGCCAAGCCGGTTCCGGCGGCGAGTGACTGGTGGGCGCGGGCGGCCGGCCGCGCCGGTATCTGGGCCGCCGCCCGGTTGCCGGCGGCGGGTCGGCGAGCGCCGGGACAGGCTCTGGCGTTGATCGGCTGGACGCCGGAGGGCTACGCCGCGCGCAAGGTGGGCCTGGCAGCGTTCGGCGCGGCCTTCGTGCCGCTGCTCACCGCCGTGCTCGGGCTGGCCGGCGTCCGCCTGCCAGTAGTGATCCCAGTGGCCGGATCGCTGGCGCTGGCCCTGGTCCTCTTCTTCGTCGTCGATCTCGTCGTGCGTGATCAGGCCGCTGAGGCGCGCTCACAGATGCGCCGGGCGCTGTGCTCGTATCTGGACCTGGTCAGCCTGCGCCGTGACGCCAGCGAGGGCCCCACCATCGCCCTGGAACGAGCCGCCGCACTCGGCAACGGGTGGGTATTCGCCCGGATCACCGACGCGCTGGTCGCCGCCCGGCTGGCCGGGGAGCCGCCGTGGGACGGGCTGCGCCGGCTGGCCGCCGACACCGGGGTCGGTGAGCTGGCCGACGTCGCCGACATCGCCGCGGTCGCAGCCGTCGAGGGTGCGTCGATCGCCCCGACGCTGCGGGCTCGCGCCCAGTCCCTGCGGGTGCAGCTGCTGGCCGAGGAGGAGGCCGCGGCCAACACCGCCAGCGAGAAGCTCACCGCCCCGGTTGCGTTGCTGTCGATCGCCTTCCTGTTGCTGTTCCTCTATCCCGCTCTGGCCCGACTGATGGCCACCTGA
- a CDS encoding TadE family protein: MELAVTFPVVLLLVMTLIQVALWFHARSIALGAAQEGAREGRVQPASTARAGTAAEDFLDQTASDLLTGRDVTVAASPTSIEVTVTGTSLSLFPGLSGWAVTQSAVGPVERPTP, encoded by the coding sequence GTGGAGCTGGCGGTCACGTTCCCCGTTGTGCTCTTGCTGGTCATGACGCTGATCCAGGTGGCCTTGTGGTTCCACGCCCGCTCAATCGCTCTCGGCGCTGCGCAGGAAGGCGCCCGGGAGGGCCGGGTACAGCCTGCCTCGACCGCCCGCGCCGGGACGGCGGCCGAGGACTTCCTCGACCAGACCGCCTCCGACCTGCTCACCGGCCGGGACGTGACCGTGGCCGCCTCACCGACCAGCATCGAGGTGACCGTGACCGGCACTTCGCTCAGTCTCTTCCCCGGCCTTTCCGGCTGGGCGGTCACCCAGAGCGCCGTCGGCCCCGTGGAACGGCCGACGCCATGA